CCATGCCAGCAGATAACGCGAAAAACGGCCCCGATACCTATGACGCCAGCGCCATCGAGGTGCTGGAGGGCCTGGAGCCCGTCCGCCGCCGTCCGGGCATGTATATCGGCGGCACGGACGAGACGGCGTACCATCACCTCGCCTCCGAAATCCTCGACAACGCGATGGACGAGGCCGTGGCCGGCCACGCCACCACCATCGACGTTACGCTGGAAGCGGGTGACTGCCTGACCATCCGCGACAACGGGCGCGGCATTCCGGTGGACCCGCACCCCCGTTTTCCCGACCGTTCGGCGCTGGAGGTGATCCTGACCACGCTGCATGCGGGCGGCAAGTTCTCGGGCAAGGCCTATGCCACGTCGGGTGGCCTGCATGGCGTCGGTTCATCGGTGGTCAATGCACTGGCGTCACGCATGGAAGTCGAGATCGCGCGTGACCGTGAACTGTGGCGGCAGGTTTATGAACGCGGCCACCCGCTGGGCGGTGTTGAAAAGATCGGCCCGGTCAATAACCGGCGCGGCACGCAGATCCGCTTCACGCCCGACCCCGAAATTTTCGGGCGGCTGCACTTCTCGCCCGCGCGGCTGTACCGCCTGTGCCGGTCAAAGGCGTTCCTGTTCCGGGGTGTTACCATCCGCTGGTCGTGCGATCCGTCCCTGATAAAGAATGAGGATGTCCCGGCCGAAGCGGTCCTGCACTTCCCCGGCGGCCTGGCCGACAGCCTGCGCGACGAACTGGGGGACAAGGCCGCGCTGCTGACCGATCTGTGGTCGGGGGACGCGGACCTGCCCACCGGCCCCGACGGGGCTGACACCGGACGCATGGAATGGGCCATCGCCTTTCTGGAGCAGGGCACGGCCACCCTGGCCTCCTACTGCAATACCATCCCGACCCCCAACGGCGGCACGCATGAGACGGGCTTTCGCAATGCACTGCTCAAGGGGCTGCGCAACTGGGGTGAGCAGCGTGCCAACAAGCGCGCGGCCAGCATCGCGGCTGACGACATCATGGGCTGCATCGCCGCCAAGCTGTCGGTCTTCATCCGTGACCCGCAGTTCCAGGGACAGACCAAGGAAAAGCTGACCAGCAGCGAGGCCAGCAAGCTGGTCGAGACGGCACTGCGCGACCGCTTTGACCACTGGCTGGCGGGCAACCCGCCGCAGGCGGACAACCTGCTGGCCTTTGTGGTCGAACGCGCCGAGGAACGCCTGCGCCGCAAGGAGCAGAAGGAAACCCCGCGCAAG
This portion of the Komagataeibacter sp. FNDCF1 genome encodes:
- the parE gene encoding DNA topoisomerase IV subunit B, translating into MNDDLFSVPASPGKPPRSKVSPATMPADNAKNGPDTYDASAIEVLEGLEPVRRRPGMYIGGTDETAYHHLASEILDNAMDEAVAGHATTIDVTLEAGDCLTIRDNGRGIPVDPHPRFPDRSALEVILTTLHAGGKFSGKAYATSGGLHGVGSSVVNALASRMEVEIARDRELWRQVYERGHPLGGVEKIGPVNNRRGTQIRFTPDPEIFGRLHFSPARLYRLCRSKAFLFRGVTIRWSCDPSLIKNEDVPAEAVLHFPGGLADSLRDELGDKAALLTDLWSGDADLPTGPDGADTGRMEWAIAFLEQGTATLASYCNTIPTPNGGTHETGFRNALLKGLRNWGEQRANKRAASIAADDIMGCIAAKLSVFIRDPQFQGQTKEKLTSSEASKLVETALRDRFDHWLAGNPPQADNLLAFVVERAEERLRRKEQKETPRKSATRRLRLPGKLTDCTRENAAETEIFLVEGDSAGGSAKQARNRETQAVLPLRGKILNVASASTEKLRGNQELRDLVEALGCGMGERFDATKLRYGRIIIMTDADVDGAHIASLLMTFFYRELPGLIRGGHLYLAQPPLYRLTQGGKSVYAMDDADRERKLKKDFKPNSKVEVSRFKGLGEMPPGDLKQTTMDPRHRTLLKVITPPEDRALTLERVEHLMGRKAELRFRFIQDHARQVDNLDV